The Ahaetulla prasina isolate Xishuangbanna chromosome 5, ASM2864084v1, whole genome shotgun sequence genomic sequence tgcaatcaattttGGGCCTGCACAATCTGGAACTTCACCGCCTGCGTTCtgatctaagcacagtacacaacATTGTCggctacaacatcttacctgtcaatgtcttcttcagcttcaacctcaataatacatgggaaaacaattgatacaaactcaaggtaaactgctcaaactcgattgcagataaTACGACATCAGCAAGAgtagtcagtgcctggaatgctctacccaactccgttattacatcctcaaaccctcacagtttcaaccttaaactgtctaccatggacctcaccccattcctaagtggtccgtAAAGGGGacctgcataagtgcaccagtgtgcctactgtccctgtcctattgtcccccatttatttgtattcatttccttcattcatgtccatgttcatatttatacatatcttgtacatgtttgtcaaactaataagaaaaaaaatcccaggcAGGAGGCTTGTACCTAAAATGGAGGGAAAACACCACCCCTTTGGATAATAATTTTCACTGTTATACTGCTGTTGGGAAGTTTTTCTAACATTCATTTGGAATGTCTTCCCATAATTTATATCTACCATGCCATGTCCTGCACTCTGGAACAAGAGACAACAGGCCTTTCTTGACCTTGTGTGTAACATATTTTTAGGTATTTGAAGAGTACTCTCGCATTCCTTCTCAGATTTCATAAGTGTACATATTTTCCATTCCTTAAATGTCCCATTACAGAATTTAGTTTCTAGTCCTTAGATGACCCTTGTTGCCCTTTCCTGAACATATTTCAGTTTTTCTGCATCCCTTTTAACTAGTGATACTGCAGACCAAACATAATACTCAAGATAGTCTGACCAAACACAGGAGAATAGTGCTAAAAATCATTATATGGAAAATATGGAAATTAGAATTTTGTCAGTGGAGACTAAAGGTTCTGTcaagagcagaagaaaaaatCAGGAGccaaggcagttcaaatgaatataaagttattCTTgtactctctacaagaatctgaactaataCTCAAAAGTAAATTGGCGGTAGAtaaagtcaatggaattcaaggaagcctggacttaaatctcttgtggatatagaatagaatagaatagaatagaatagaatagaatagaatagaattgaattgaattgaattgaattgaattgaattgaattgaatttttttttaattgggcaagtgtgattggatacacaaggaatttgttttggttcctatgctctcagtgtacataaaagaaaagataccgtcatcaagaatcataaggtacaacacttaatgatagtcatagggtacaaataagcttcAGGAATAAGAAGGGACTCAAGACTAATGATGTGCTTGACCCCTCCCTGGATTTAGTCTGGCCATCTCCTACAGGCTACTTTGGACTAATGTTTTCTTTCACAATGGAAACTTATAAACTGCTTTGTTGAAAGAAAATTGGAAGCTGTTTTCAGCTGAGCTGGATCACTGATCAGCCAAGGAAGCCATCAGTACTCTGACAGAGGCTTTCTGGACCAAGACCAGAGACTTTTCCACTCTGGAGTTGGCAGAAATTAAAATTGGGACCTTCTGTATCCAAGGTTAATAACTTTTACTAATCTGTATTATTTATAGATTAGATCTGAAGTCTAAAATACAGTACATAAGGTTTCATCCTTATTGGCTTAATCAATAAATGCACTTTATAGACATCAAAATGTACtgtaattcaatttatttttcattcccCCAAATCCAGCTCTATAGTAATTGCTTTCTGAAAAGAATAAATTTTTATCCAGTAATCAAGTAATATCTGTGGCTACCATTAGAGGGCACTAATCAATTTGGAAATGAAATAATGCCAtatcgttttaattgtatagcaatatcaatagcacttagacttaaatactgtttcatactgctttacagccctctctaagcagtttacagagtcagcctattgccgccaaccattctgggtcctcattctacccaccttggaaggatggaaggctgagtcaaccttgagccgatgagatttgaactgccgaactgcagctagcagtcagctgaagtagcctgcagtactgcactctaaccactgcgccaccttggctcttcAATATAATATAATGCAATAGAACATGTTGCCACTTGCCACTAAAATAAACTATACTTACAAATGATCTGCACTGTTTTTATGAATTATccacatttggggggggggatgaaatATACAGCCAAGGAAATGACCATTTTATtagttatattatttattattatagttattattatattagttatattattttattagttaTATTAGTTTTATTAGTCTCAAATGTATGCTGGATTTAAAATTTAgcatgttttctttaaaatgtttgcCTAAGACATTTGAAAGTAAGTTGTAAGTCCTCTTGCATTGCATTTGACTTTACGTCATACCTCCAGTATCTatctgaagaaaaataatatgtCTTCTGTTCATTGGCACTGAAAACTGCAGCATCAATTTTTGTGACATCTTTTGGAAAGCCCAGACTGTGGATGGTCTTGGGGTACCCAGGAAGCACGTAATCTCCTTTCACGACCCAGAACTGGTTGCCTGTAATCAAGCAGATTATGAGTACCAAGGATTTCTAGAAGTGAATGAGTAGGAAACCTGCAAGAAGTGCCTGTAATTTAAATAAACCGGGTGTCAGATttaggttaatgtcagggttccaagtaacacccccaacgaaatcaaactccaaggcttgcagttccccaaagctaacttttattggagatgtcatattggcacatctgtggaaaacccgaatctgagatctTCCGGGTTTTCGTCACCgaaaagaaagttcaaaaccttgcccacttctcccacatgtccaccactgctccaatcagttccttcacgtaCAGAAGACAACTTCCACgttcttctctgcacagctgtcggataccatggccttgaacttctctgcaaagttttgttatggctaattctacttcactcatgtcatcccccctcccaacttcccatggtaggattgtggcaggcctggatcctgaagacaCCAGGgtagtatggcttccaggcctgacaccaggcAACATAAAAAAGACAGCCTGAGATTATTTGCTCTCCGAATGAAGCAAAATTCTTTTGCTAAATTGGTACTTTTACCCCAGAATTCACAGTTGTGTTACGGCACCATGGATCTGACTCCCAAAAGATATtttagggcagaggtctccaaccttggcaactttaagcctggaggacttcaactcccagaattccccagccaactttgctggctggcgaattctgggagttgaagtcctccaggcttaaagttgccaaggttggagactcctgctttagggAACATGAGAGCATGAACTTAGCCCCAACTTGCAACTCTTTAAAGAAGCTGTATCTTTCAAAGATGTCCCTACATCTGCAGAAGACTGCCACACAATTCCAGGAAAAGAGATGACTGCTTTAAAGAGTCAAAGATGTGTTATTTTCTTATCcagattttcaagaaaataaattttTGAATCAAATACAGAACAAGGGCAGGAGAGCCCTAGTATATATATAACAATAGCTTACCTTTAAAAAGAAATGTCTCATCTTTCTCATTATTTTCAGAAGCAGCATCAACTCCAGATGGTAgaaatgaccaaaattcagaaatCAGATTCAATTCAATCTCTGTGTACTGGGGAAGTTTTCGCCAAAAATATCTATTAAAAACACATATATGTTTTAAAGCAGTTCACCTCTGAAAGcactttaaaataacttttaatatCTGAAACTTCAAATCTTGGCAACAGCATTTTTTcctgaattggagagagacaggagttagaaaaggaaaaaggaaaaagaaatgaggTGCTGTGAAAGACATCTTAGATGCTATCAGGCATTCAGGTCATTATTTGATATTAGGATTTATTATTCAATTTTTAACTGTGAAAGATCATTGGAAAAGCAACTTATTATCCTCTGGCTGCATGCAGCCTGTAAGATAATTTCATAGAATTTTTGTATTAAAACAGAAGGTAGGATTGTTAACTATGATTACAGTCttgaattgataaaatttatataagTATTTCAGGTGGTCCTCCAGTTATgactgtttgcttaatgactgttcaaagtgacgATGGAACTCAAAAAAGCTAGGATTTTTGGGACTTATAACCTGTCCTTGAAATTAGGACTGCCctctccccacagtcatgtgatcatttttcgaTGCTTGGGAACCAACTTGGATTTACTACCGGTTGCAAGGTCTGTCACATGACCAGAACTTGGCAACTTTCTTGCCATTTTCTAGCATTATTGTGCATGTGcgtggaagagagaaagagagagagagagaagaagaagaagaagaagaagaggaagagggggaggaggaggaagaggtggaggaagaagaagaagattcttCTAGCTGAAAATTACAGGCCTTACTTATTCCAGAAAAACATTATTTCTCCCCGAAAAGTGGTCACAGCATCAAATGTCAAACCAGGATTGCAAGCAGACGGTAATGCTGGTTTGCCTGGGCTATTGGGCTTTCTTGGTTCATCCTTTTCTACTGGGTCTTGAGGTGGATTTGATGATGCTCCTAAAAGAACGTCAGATGCATAAAAttagcaggggggaaaaaatccttcccTGTTGACTAAGCATACAATATACAGAAAGTTTTGCATAAATTCCAGAATCTGAAAACCTTCAAAGATTTGTGTTGGCTGGAAGCTGAAATCCCAACTATCATTTTAGGATGATGAAAAGCTGATGTTTTCTTATCTACATGCTGATAAGAGGTGACTTAAAACATGCAGACATTTTAGATAACTGAGCCTGAGTTTTGTTCTCTCTCAGTTCAGAAATGGTTAAAGGGCACAATATTTTAGATTGCACACATTTTCTGAATTACCATAGAGATACTGGATGCCAGCAATATCATCCTGAGATAGAATCGGTTGATTTGCCGTGGGCGTCTTATACGTTGGAGTCATCACTGCATTAGGATCTCGAGAATGGAAGAGTCCAAGCGAATGGCCAAACTCATGAACAGCAGTATAAAATAAATTGGTACCTACGTGGGCGATAAGAAACATCATATTGTAAACACCCATTCTAAATCTTATctaaaaggagctttttcaagagggaactctactttctggttcttctttgaagacattttactcatgggtgggcttcaaaaattttagcaaggggttctctgcccagttgctgggtggctgtggccatggtgggcatggctatggtgggcatggcctagtcagcctcccgcACCACGGTGGGGGAgaagcgtttttgccctccctgggcatcGGagcctttcctcgagcctctgggagggcgaaaatggccttcccagactccagaggcccgaacttccagtaggcccattttttgccctccccaagcctccgtgcatggcctgcacttacctgcatccaaaacaggccgcatggggactcctgggaggggccgggtggggtgggcagggccagccaggagtgggatttgggggttctctgacctgcacagaatcttagctagaggttctcccgaacccctgcaaagccccagcagcccacccctggttttgcttctcatccaagaagcttcttcagctctacactctgtttttatattttttagcctCTGTCCCCTGCCAGCTCCTGCTTTTGTCAATACAATGTTGCTtgctaatttgtttatttatttattcaactttaGTTGACTAGTTAAAAGTCAATATgaaaacaatgaaaagaaaaattaaacataaaTGGGAACCAAAATATATTATCAATGTAGGCGTCAACGTAACCGTAATTGTACTTatctcattttaaaaatacagtcaAAAAACTCCTATAATAACATTTCTAATATGTTCACATGTTATTGCTTTAAATTACTGCAATTATGAGAGGAAACATAGTTTGAGCAAAGCTATCACCCCATTTTGGTAAGTTGTCACTATAAATCTTATTTTCCTGTGCAATTTTGTTATTGAGGGCAAGCAAGGATATTTAAGAACGTCTctggagattctgagtcatccaggtcatggctggcctgaagctgctttttcaataggcaactggacttggtttttccttgaaaatgtttcgcttctcatccaagaagcttcagaactgaaaaagctttttggatgagaagcaaatttttcttcaaggaaaaacaaagcccagctgccttttgaaaaagcatctttgggatgttTAAGAACAATGTTTAATATGATTTTGTTCTCacaactttagaatagaatagaatagaatagaatagaattttattggccaagtgtgattggacacacaaggaatttgtcttggtgcatatgctctcagtgtacataaaagaaaagatacgttcatcaaggtacaacatttacaacacaattgatgatcaatatatcaatataaatcataaggattgccagcaacaagttatagtcatacagtcataagtggaaagagattggtgatgggaactatgaaacgattaatagtagtgcagattcagaaatagtctgacagtgttgagggaattatttgtttagcagagtgatggccttcgggaaaaaactgttcttgtgtctagttgttctggtgtgcagtgctctatagcgtcgttttgagggtaggagttgaaacagtttatgtccaggatgcgagggatcttttatcttttatccttttatcttttatctttttatttattttatttatttttttatttttttatttattttatttattttatttattttatttatttattttatctttttatttatttatatttttaacttttatctttatttaactTCTacatgtatggctatgaaagttggaccataagaaaggctgaacgccaaagaatggaggcctttgaactctggtgctggagaagactcctgcgagtcccttggactgcaaggtgaacaaacaagtcagtcctagaggagatcaaccctgactgctctttagaaggccagatcctgaagatgaaactcaaatattttggccactctaataagaaggaaggactcactggagaagagcctaatgctgggaatgattgaggacaaaagaagaaggggacgatagagaacgaggtgtctggatggagtcactgaagcagtaggcgtgagcttaaatggactccagaagatggtagaggataggaaggcctggaggaatgttgtccatggggtcgtgatgggtcagacacgacttcacaactaacaacaacaaaattaccTTCTACACCATAGCTCCAGAATTCATCTTCATCAAAATGGGCATCTCCTCCAATGTCAGGACCAGGAGCATAAGCATGGGCAAGTGTTCCACTAGGTCCATCAAAAGGATAGAAATCTCCATGAGCTAAAtataacagaaaaaatattttatcatcTTCATCTCAGACATTGCTTTAGTGAAGTCCGTGACATGAATTAATATTTTGGGGAAACTTTAGAAATAGATTTTCTGTAATACACCATCTTCTAAACTACAGTAATACTCATCATCTTTCGTTTTTCATCAGGTTCAAGCAAAACTGAGAATGTGTTAAATTGGACTTGGATTCAACAGAAGAAGTGAGGAGGATCAGATGAACTGAAATTTATTTCTATCGAGGATTTTAACAAGCTAATGAATTTAATGACTTTAATTTTGGAATGCCAACAAATTACTCTGACGCTTGAAGATACTGAACAGAAACATTGATGATGGGCTCCCAGTCAGAAAACTAACATCATTAATAGATCTGTCAATTTTGCAATCGTTAGATGGGGAGGGATAATAAAATCATGAATTTAACAAGATTGTTTATAAAAACAAAGAGAGACAAGTTTTTCATCAAAGTCACTTCAAAAAGAGTGAGGGATCAGTTGTTGCGTACGTGGAGTTGCATGTAGATGCACAACATCGCACAAGATGTTTGTGTAGATAATTTTGTTTCTGTCTACTTTTTTGTGGGGTGGGATCAACTTCATTTCAGTGATGTTACTTTGGGATAATTATAGTAATAAAAAGTTGGAATTCTAGTATAAATCTTTGCTCTAGGAAAAGAAATGTTAGACACCAACTAGGTGTGATTTTTATGAGGACACAATACACTTCTAAGTGTTGCTCTTCAAGCCCTAGAATTCTAAAGTGAGATGTCAAATAGTTTAAGAAATCTAAATACTATTGGAAGAAAGTGTATTTCATTTGGCAAGTGAAAAGTTCTAAGATTAAGAAAAAGCCTGATGTAAGAATTATGAATGCATTAAATATTTCCATAAACCCTTTATATGTGGAATATATTATCAGATTGtacatgtaaaggtaaaggttcccctcgcacatatgtgctagttgttcccaactctagggggcgatgctcatctccgtttcaaagctgaagagctaccGCAgtctccgaagacgtctctgtgaccatgtggccggcatgactaaatgccaaaggcgcacattttttacgtgcttccatactgctaggttggcagaagctggggcaaataacaggagctcactccattatgtggcactagggattcgaaccactgagctgccgatctttcgattgacaagctcagcatcttagccactgagccaccacggtcCCACTATTGTATATGTAAAATAGCTTAATTTACCTCcagaatggaaagagataaatatGTCTGCATTGCCACCTAGAACTTTCTCAAATGTCAAAGGCGTAACTCGGCTCCAAACTCTGAAAGCTTTGTCAATGATTTCATCAACATCGACTCTTTTCATATCTGGTGTGTAGTTCAGTATCCTTTGAAAAAATAAACGGGAACCAAATTCAGAAGGAAGTCTTCCTTTCAAGTTTTCAGCATCTATATGAATTATATCAACCTTTCCTTTGAGAACCTGAGTCGAAAGATTACCTGTAGGTTAGATGTTTCTTCTGCCACTTGGGTTGACCTGCAAAGAAGGCAAATTGGCCCACATCTGGATTCCCACATCTGGGTTTTTGAATCGCCTGCAGCGTATTGGAGTCTAGATCACCTGTCACCTCTAATCCGATAAATGCTTGCATTTCTCTGATCTTATTCGCCATGGAGCTGCTGATTCTGCTTCTAAAGACTTGTTGCCCATTTGATGTAAAGTTGTAATATTTCTCTAGATACCTCTGAAATAGAAAATTGTATACTTCTATTAATCAATTTGCTTACATTTTAAAATGACTTAAGAAGTCTATGGTCAAATGCATATCTAATTATTTAAGGCCAATATGAACACATCAGTTTAGTTATACTTGTTCTACGTTTTATAAAAGATAGAAATTAGAGGACAAAAGAATCAATTATCAGCAATCTATCCAGCATCACCATAGAGTAGAAATATTGTAGATGATAACAGCTCTCGCAGCTTTCTGTACTCCATTACAGCATTGAGCTGGATGTAAAAATTAGATTTTCCCAAATTCTTCATCATTTTAACTGTCCACAATACTTCCTGGGATGTGTGTGAATAGTCCAACTATTATTCATGATAAGTCTTCTTTGTAAGAAAATATTTTGGTATTTGAACGCAGTTGCTCTTTCCATTATTTTTACATGGATTTTAGATTACATTTTAGATTTTAGATGTTTgtttagaaatataaaacataACCTGAGATACAAGTTAAACACTTTATTGTGTAATACTAGATCTCCAGATAAATAGATACTGCTCTATTCCTTGAAGCTATCACTTTTCAACTTTTGCAAGAGTGCGGCTTTTCGTATCTCTTTCTCACCTTTCTCTATTTTTATTAATCCCAAATGTTCTATGTACTTCTGGAAGATGACAAAATaattatatgtatgcatgtatgtgtgtgataaataaaacataatgatTAGATA encodes the following:
- the LOC131200037 gene encoding stromelysin-2-like isoform X2, which gives rise to MRSLWLVLFGGAIAFALPVKHEKEKMLLMQRYLEKYYNFTSNGQQVFRSRISSSMANKIREMQAFIGLEVTGDLDSNTLQAIQKPRCGNPDVGQFAFFAGQPKWQKKHLTYRILNYTPDMKRVDVDEIIDKAFRVWSRVTPLTFEKVLGGNADIFISFHSGGTNLFYTAVHEFGHSLGLFHSRDPNAVMTPTYKTPTANQPILSQDDIAGIQYLYGASSNPPQDPVEKDEPRKPNSPGKPALPSACNPGLTFDAVTTFRGEIMFFWNKYFWRKLPQYTEIELNLISEFWSFLPSGVDAASENNEKDETFLFKGNQFWVVKGDYVLPGYPKTIHSLGFPKDVTKIDAAVFSANEQKTYYFSSDRYWSYDEDSKTMNRRPQRIQDGFPGISGKIDAVFHYNDVLYFFKGRNQYEFDPNTRRVTRILKANSWFSC
- the LOC131200037 gene encoding stromelysin-1-like isoform X1; protein product: MRSLWLVLFGGAIAFALPVKHEKEKMLLMQRYLEKYYNFTSNGQQVFRSRISSSMANKIREMQAFIGLEVTGDLDSNTLQAIQKPRCGNPDVGQFAFFAGQPKWQKKHLTYRILNYTPDMKRVDVDEIIDKAFRVWSRVTPLTFEKVLGGNADIFISFHSGAHGDFYPFDGPSGTLAHAYAPGPDIGGDAHFDEDEFWSYGVEGTNLFYTAVHEFGHSLGLFHSRDPNAVMTPTYKTPTANQPILSQDDIAGIQYLYGASSNPPQDPVEKDEPRKPNSPGKPALPSACNPGLTFDAVTTFRGEIMFFWNKYFWRKLPQYTEIELNLISEFWSFLPSGVDAASENNEKDETFLFKGNQFWVVKGDYVLPGYPKTIHSLGFPKDVTKIDAAVFSANEQKTYYFSSDRYWSYDEDSKTMNRRPQRIQDGFPGISGKIDAVFHYNDVLYFFKGRNQYEFDPNTRRVTRILKANSWFSC